In Citrus sinensis cultivar Valencia sweet orange chromosome 4, DVS_A1.0, whole genome shotgun sequence, one DNA window encodes the following:
- the LOC107177927 gene encoding uncharacterized protein LOC107177927 has product MSESSENLETHENPSLLKTISPPLPEDRSTKKARFRSHGMDADNPPPLSFKDALMHRTQQRSFDDTEMDDEWDFEPGDVIVGDDGAMLTINFSQRIHEKLVKPWQNFVVVKLLGRNIGYKVLCSRLKVMWHMISDFSVIDLENNYYLIQLNSSEDAVYALTEGPWVIFGHYLTVQPWTPSFDSTITEIDSAVVWIRLPGMAFHLYDKRVLRKIGQLVGNVIKIDYRTELRERGKFARIAIRVSLTKPLVSRFNLDGRIQKVEYEGLPIICYHCGKYGHNSTACLHKQTSNGI; this is encoded by the coding sequence ATGTCGGAAAGCTCCGAAAATCTCGAAACCCATGAAAACCCTAGTTTACTGAAAACGATTTCACCACCGCTGCCTGAGGATCGTTCTACCAAAAAGGCTCGATTTCGCAGCCATGGTATGGATGCGGATAACCCACCGCCGCTATCTTTCAAGGATGCACTCATGCACCGTACTCAACAGAGAAGTTTCGATGATACTGAGATGGATGACGAGTGGGACTTTGAACCTGGAGATGTAATTGTTGGGGACGATGGTGCCATGCtaactattaatttttccCAACGAATCCATGAGAAATTAGTTAAACCGTGGCAAAACTTTGTGGTGGTAAAGTTGTTGGGGAGGAATATAGGCTATAAGGTTTTGTGCAGTCGGCTGAAGGTCATGTGGCATATGATTTCGGATTTTTCAGTAATCGACCTTGAGAATAATTACTATTTAATACAGCTTAACTCATCAGAGGATGCTGTTTATGCGTTAACTGAGGGGCCATGGGTAATTTTTGGACATTATCTAACAGTCCAACCTTGGACTCCCAGCTTTGATAGCACCATTACAGAAATTGATTCTGCAGTTGTTTGGATTCGGTTGCCTGGAATGGCTTTCCACTTATATGATAAGCGTGTCCTAAGAAAGATTGGACAACTTGTGGGTAATGTCATTAAGATTGATTATCGAACTGAATTGCGGGAAAGGGGCAAATTCGCTAGGATTGCTATTCGTGTCTCTCTTACTAAGCCGTTGGTGTCTCGGTTTAACTTGGATGGAAGGATTCAGAAGGTTGAATATGAAGGGCTGCCGATCATATGCTACCATTGTGGTAAGTATGGTCACAACAGCACAGCTTGCTTGCATAAACAAACTTCGAATGGGATATAA